The following coding sequences are from one Megamonas funiformis window:
- the gyrA gene encoding DNA gyrase subunit A: MKNSYIDYAMSVIVMRALPDVRDGLKPVHRRILYAMQEAGMGSNKPYKKSARIVGEVLGKYHPHGDSSVYDAIVRMAQDFSCRYVLADGHGNFGSIDGDSAAAMRYTEVRMSKIAELMLQDIDKKTVDFTPNYDESLQEPSVLPSKIPNLLVNGSSGIAVGMATNIPPHNLNEVIDGVLQMIDNPEITVEELMQTIKGPDFPTGAMIMGRDGIISAYKTGRGAVKMRACTEITTLPNGKPRITVTELPYQVNKARLVERIAELVRDKTIDGITDLNDESDRNGMSIVIDLRRDANPEVILNQLYQHTQLQETFGVIMLALVDGRPRILNLKQVLHYYIKHQEDVIRRRTQYELTKAQARAHILEGLTIALDHLDPIIKTIRDSKNGDSAKEVLMSDYTLTEKQAQAILDLRLQRLTGLEREKIENEYLEILDYISDLQNILADEQKILDIIKEELSAVKAKFGDARRTQITDDSSDVDIADLIAEEDVVITLTHNNYIKRIPVTTYRNQKRGGRGVTGMGTKEEDYVENMIITSTHNTILFFTNKGLVYQLKGYEIPESGRTAKGTAIVNLLPLAKEETITAIIPIKEFSKDRYLFMATRHGIVKKTGLSEFDTNRKKTGLIALSLKENDELIGVKLTDGNRQIIIGTRDGMSICFNEQDVRPMGRTARGVIGIKLKGEDTVIGMDNIRDDCEVLTVTEHGFGKRTATSEYRTQTRGGIGLINIKVTEKTGFVIGIKVVDSQQEFMLISTEGIVIRSNIEEVSVIGRNTQGVKMMNMDNNDKVAALAAFEIKEDDK, from the coding sequence ATGAAAAACTCATATATCGATTATGCTATGAGTGTAATTGTTATGCGTGCGTTACCTGATGTACGTGATGGTTTAAAACCAGTTCATCGCCGTATTTTGTATGCTATGCAAGAAGCTGGTATGGGCTCTAATAAACCATATAAAAAATCTGCTCGTATCGTCGGGGAAGTACTAGGTAAATATCATCCACATGGTGATAGTTCCGTTTATGATGCTATTGTTCGTATGGCTCAAGATTTCTCTTGTCGTTATGTATTGGCTGATGGTCATGGAAACTTTGGTTCTATTGATGGCGATTCTGCTGCTGCTATGCGTTATACAGAAGTTCGCATGTCAAAAATTGCAGAATTAATGCTCCAAGATATCGATAAAAAAACAGTGGATTTCACACCAAACTATGATGAATCCCTACAAGAACCATCTGTATTACCATCTAAAATACCAAATCTTTTAGTAAATGGTTCTTCTGGTATTGCCGTTGGTATGGCAACTAATATACCACCACATAATTTAAACGAAGTAATTGATGGCGTTTTACAGATGATTGATAACCCTGAAATTACTGTTGAAGAATTAATGCAAACTATCAAAGGTCCAGATTTCCCTACTGGAGCAATGATTATGGGTCGTGATGGCATTATTTCTGCTTATAAAACAGGTCGCGGTGCAGTAAAAATGCGTGCTTGCACAGAAATTACTACTTTGCCAAATGGTAAACCACGTATCACTGTAACTGAATTACCATATCAAGTAAATAAAGCTCGTCTTGTAGAACGCATTGCTGAACTTGTTCGTGATAAAACAATTGATGGTATTACCGATTTAAATGACGAATCAGACCGCAATGGTATGAGTATTGTAATTGATTTACGCCGTGATGCAAATCCAGAAGTTATTTTAAATCAATTATATCAACATACTCAATTACAAGAAACTTTCGGTGTAATTATGCTTGCTTTAGTTGATGGCAGACCTCGCATTCTCAACTTAAAACAAGTTTTACATTACTATATCAAACATCAAGAAGATGTTATTCGCCGTCGTACACAGTATGAACTCACAAAAGCTCAAGCTCGTGCTCATATCTTAGAAGGCTTAACTATTGCACTTGACCATTTAGACCCAATCATTAAAACTATTCGTGATTCTAAAAATGGCGATAGCGCTAAAGAAGTTTTAATGAGCGACTATACTCTTACTGAAAAACAAGCTCAAGCTATCTTAGATTTGAGATTACAACGTTTAACTGGTCTTGAACGCGAAAAAATCGAAAATGAATATCTTGAAATCTTAGATTATATCTCTGATTTACAAAATATCTTAGCAGATGAACAAAAAATCTTAGATATCATTAAAGAAGAACTTTCTGCTGTTAAAGCTAAATTCGGCGATGCTCGTCGCACTCAAATCACAGATGATAGTTCTGATGTAGATATCGCAGATTTAATTGCTGAAGAAGATGTAGTAATCACTTTAACACATAATAACTATATCAAACGTATCCCTGTAACTACGTACCGCAATCAAAAACGCGGTGGTCGTGGCGTTACTGGCATGGGTACAAAAGAAGAAGATTATGTTGAAAATATGATTATCACATCTACACACAATACAATCTTATTCTTTACTAATAAGGGACTTGTATATCAATTAAAAGGATATGAAATTCCTGAATCCGGTAGGACTGCAAAAGGCACAGCCATTGTAAATCTTTTACCATTAGCAAAAGAAGAAACTATCACAGCTATCATTCCTATTAAGGAATTCTCTAAAGATAGATATTTATTTATGGCTACTCGTCATGGTATCGTTAAAAAGACAGGTCTTAGCGAATTTGATACTAATCGCAAAAAGACAGGTCTTATCGCACTTTCTTTAAAAGAAAATGATGAATTAATCGGTGTAAAACTCACTGATGGCAATCGCCAAATCATCATCGGTACTCGTGATGGTATGTCTATTTGCTTCAATGAACAAGATGTTCGTCCTATGGGTAGAACTGCTCGCGGTGTCATTGGCATAAAATTAAAAGGTGAAGATACAGTAATTGGCATGGACAATATCCGTGATGATTGCGAAGTCTTAACTGTTACTGAACATGGTTTTGGCAAACGTACTGCAACTTCTGAATATCGCACACAAACTCGCGGTGGCATTGGTCTTATCAATATCAAAGTCACTGAAAAAACTGGTTTTGTAATTGGCATTAAAGTTGTAGATAGCCAACAAGAATTCATGCTCATTTCTACTGAAGGTATCGTCATTCGCTCAAATATTGAAGAAGTTTCTGTAATTGGCAGAAATACTCAAGGCGTAAAAATGATGAATATGGATAATAATGATAAAGTAGCTGCTCTTGCTGCTTTTGAAATCAAAGAAGACGATAAATAA
- a CDS encoding DNA alkylation repair protein, whose protein sequence is MLYAVIDIGSTTIRMAIYEILDNKLNLIHKRKYTVGLASYVKDNVMEQAGIDKACEILNSFKSFLTSFNIENVSAFTTAALRNAQNSKESVAEIIARTGIDLHIISGDEEATYDFIAATHELDYHDGFIIDIGGASTELIRFADNKIIQKTSLPIGSLALHTKYATDFLPSEEEIAQMIKEVHAIIDTAPEFKDISHAEICGIGGTCKGARALYNEMYAQDDINETIPADKIPEMISHFTRGHKLTDKDITTLLKTVPDRLHTIISGMVIANEIAKLIHATAITYKDAGMREGFLYTHVIEGYFFMQKNNDILQILFSYQDKNYAQFVQKLLPKNIDRENIKIIGIRLPQLRKIAKDLVKNNWQEFLNQNTNEYFEQIMLEGFVIAYAPIDINAKQKLIQNFLPKINNWSICDSFCASFQLKTKDKDLYLSFIKNYLNSPNEYELRFAIVMLLDYYLTKDFADNALQLVYNTKDISYSVNMAKAWAFSKYFTFYPDKGLNFLQTKSLSKDVFKMTCQKIRDSRRVSSRYKEALKNL, encoded by the coding sequence ATGTTATATGCAGTTATTGACATTGGTTCTACTACTATTCGTATGGCTATTTATGAAATCTTGGATAATAAGTTAAATCTTATTCATAAACGCAAATATACTGTAGGTTTAGCAAGTTATGTCAAGGATAATGTCATGGAACAAGCTGGTATTGATAAAGCTTGCGAGATTTTAAACAGTTTTAAATCCTTCTTGACTTCTTTTAATATTGAAAATGTAAGTGCTTTTACTACAGCTGCACTCCGCAATGCTCAAAATAGTAAAGAATCTGTCGCTGAAATCATTGCTCGCACTGGTATTGATTTGCATATCATCTCTGGTGATGAAGAAGCAACTTATGATTTTATCGCTGCTACACATGAACTTGATTATCATGATGGTTTTATCATTGATATCGGCGGTGCTAGTACAGAACTCATTCGTTTTGCTGACAATAAAATTATCCAAAAAACCAGCTTGCCTATTGGCTCTTTAGCTCTCCATACAAAATATGCGACTGACTTTTTACCTAGCGAAGAAGAAATCGCACAAATGATAAAAGAAGTTCATGCTATTATTGATACAGCACCTGAATTCAAAGATATTTCCCATGCTGAAATCTGTGGTATTGGCGGTACATGTAAAGGAGCTAGAGCTTTATATAACGAAATGTACGCTCAAGATGATATAAATGAAACTATACCTGCTGACAAAATTCCTGAAATGATTTCTCATTTCACACGTGGGCATAAATTAACAGATAAAGATATCACAACTTTATTAAAAACTGTACCTGACCGTTTGCATACTATTATTTCTGGCATGGTCATAGCTAACGAAATCGCTAAACTAATCCATGCTACAGCAATAACTTATAAAGATGCTGGTATGCGTGAAGGATTTTTATATACTCATGTAATCGAAGGTTATTTTTTTATGCAAAAAAATAACGATATTTTACAAATATTATTCTCCTATCAAGATAAAAATTATGCTCAATTTGTACAAAAATTATTGCCTAAAAATATTGATAGAGAAAATATAAAAATTATCGGTATACGTTTACCACAATTGCGAAAAATTGCTAAAGACCTAGTAAAAAATAATTGGCAAGAATTTTTAAATCAAAATACAAATGAATATTTTGAGCAAATCATGCTTGAAGGCTTTGTCATTGCTTATGCTCCTATTGATATAAATGCAAAACAAAAATTAATTCAAAATTTCTTACCTAAGATAAATAATTGGTCTATTTGCGATAGTTTTTGCGCTAGTTTCCAATTAAAAACTAAAGATAAAGATTTATATCTATCTTTTATAAAAAATTATTTAAACAGCCCTAATGAATATGAATTGCGTTTTGCCATCGTGATGTTATTAGACTATTACTTGACAAAAGATTTTGCTGACAATGCACTTCAATTAGTCTATAACACAAAAGATATTTCCTATAGTGTAAATATGGCTAAAGCATGGGCTTTTAGTAAATATTTTACTTTTTATCCAGACAAAGGCTTAAATTTTTTGCAAACAAAATCTCTATCTAAAGATGTTTTTAAAATGACTTGTCAAAAAATAAGAGACTCCCGTAGAGTTTCTTCTCGTTATAAAGAAGCATTAAAAAATTTATAA
- a CDS encoding TSUP family transporter gives MEDINIYMCLFLIVTGFIAAFIDTVVGGGGLISLPALLFTGMPPVTAIATNKVSASMGATIGFASFVRSGRVDFSTIKYLLPLSFIGSICGASILKLIPSDFLRPLIIILLVAVTIYTLTKKEFGQVATFNGMSQKMWILSAIAAFIFGFYDGFFGPGTGTFLLFAFLWIGFDFIGAAANARGLNFASNIAGALFFISSGIVDFAYAIPMGLAMMVGAFCGARMAIAKGATYVKTLFIIMSIVLIGKQVIDLFK, from the coding sequence ATGGAAGATATTAATATCTATATGTGTTTATTTCTAATTGTTACTGGATTTATCGCAGCTTTTATCGATACTGTAGTTGGCGGTGGTGGTCTTATTTCTTTACCTGCACTTTTATTTACTGGCATGCCTCCCGTTACAGCTATAGCTACGAATAAAGTGTCTGCTTCTATGGGTGCTACAATTGGTTTTGCCTCTTTTGTTCGCTCTGGTAGAGTAGATTTTTCTACTATAAAATATTTACTACCACTTTCTTTCATTGGCTCAATCTGTGGTGCTAGTATTTTAAAATTAATTCCTTCTGACTTTCTTCGTCCCTTAATTATCATTTTACTTGTAGCTGTAACTATCTATACTTTGACAAAAAAAGAATTTGGTCAAGTCGCTACATTTAATGGTATGAGTCAAAAAATGTGGATACTAAGCGCTATTGCTGCATTTATTTTTGGCTTTTATGATGGATTTTTTGGCCCTGGTACTGGCACATTCTTATTATTTGCCTTCCTTTGGATAGGTTTTGATTTTATCGGTGCTGCTGCTAATGCTCGTGGCTTAAACTTTGCTAGTAATATCGCTGGTGCATTATTTTTCATCAGCTCTGGCATTGTCGATTTTGCCTACGCCATTCCTATGGGACTTGCCATGATGGTTGGAGCCTTCTGCGGAGCTCGCATGGCCATTGCCAAAGGTGCTACATACGTAAAAACCTTATTTATCATCATGTCCATCGTATTAATCGGAAAACAAGTAATTGATTTATTCAAATAA
- a CDS encoding pyridoxal-phosphate dependent enzyme has protein sequence MHFYCEKCKKEYPLNSISYHCSCGGLFRLYKNNTDPITPEVSIGEIETPLIPIKFGKQEFFFKMENLNPTGSFKARGAKTMISILKNLGIKHIIEDSSGNAASAIAAYAAAANMKCTAYVPENIAEGKLKQIETFGAQIRLVIGNRDTAAKTAQKEATKSKTYYASHVYNPLFFEGIKSLAYEIYHQLNDHVPEYIFLPVGNGTMLLGLYYGFEEIGRLPKFIAVQSENCCPLYNAFKKKRKGSKVGYTIADSIRVEKPMRLKEMLMAITRSNGEVLTVDDEEIIEAQHQVGRKGIYIEPTAAASVAGALKYFKKGKPDNYRVIIPITGAGINTSSNKD, from the coding sequence ATGCATTTTTATTGTGAAAAATGTAAAAAAGAATATCCATTAAATTCAATTTCTTACCATTGTTCTTGTGGTGGTTTATTTAGATTATATAAAAATAACACTGATCCTATAACACCAGAAGTTTCTATTGGAGAAATTGAAACACCGCTTATACCTATAAAATTTGGTAAACAAGAGTTTTTCTTTAAAATGGAAAACTTAAATCCAACAGGTTCTTTCAAAGCCCGTGGTGCCAAGACAATGATTAGCATACTAAAAAATCTAGGCATAAAACACATAATTGAAGATTCTTCAGGAAATGCAGCTTCTGCTATAGCAGCTTACGCAGCTGCGGCAAATATGAAATGTACTGCTTATGTACCTGAAAATATAGCTGAAGGAAAATTAAAACAAATTGAAACTTTTGGTGCTCAAATTCGCCTTGTTATTGGTAATCGTGATACTGCAGCCAAAACAGCTCAAAAAGAAGCTACAAAATCTAAAACATATTATGCTTCTCATGTCTATAATCCTTTATTCTTTGAAGGAATAAAATCTCTAGCTTATGAAATTTACCATCAATTAAATGACCATGTACCTGAATATATTTTCCTTCCTGTTGGTAATGGTACAATGCTTCTCGGTCTTTATTATGGATTCGAAGAAATTGGTCGTTTACCAAAATTCATCGCTGTTCAAAGTGAAAATTGCTGTCCTTTATATAATGCATTCAAGAAAAAACGTAAAGGTTCCAAAGTTGGTTATACTATAGCTGATTCCATACGTGTAGAAAAACCAATGCGTTTAAAAGAAATGCTCATGGCAATTACTCGTAGCAATGGTGAAGTCCTCACTGTAGATGATGAAGAAATTATCGAAGCTCAACATCAAGTAGGTAGAAAAGGTATCTATATTGAACCAACTGCTGCTGCTTCCGTTGCTGGTGCTTTAAAATATTTCAAAAAAGGAAAACCAGATAATTACCGTGTTATCATTCCAATAACTGGTGCTGGTATCAATACTTCTAGTAATAAAGATTAA
- a CDS encoding MFS transporter: MSTEVVVKKSYLQVILLAMGHFFNDFYCNFLPILLPILIPKLGLSLTLSGALVMVMSLSANVLQPVFGYFMDKYNFNKIMPLIIPFGAVFICLTNWASNFIILAVLIGLSGLAVSTFHPMGAGLVSKVAPDGKISTCISIFVAGGSFGFALAPILLVYFMQMYSLDYLPILIIPAIILGVLMYSSGLSKARFVNEQVAKNMHFNLAQILQNKPLMLLNISMGLRAWLFTALVTFLPLWAIEKGCDNTLSGWILTIYLCGSVIGGLIGGALNDKIGYKKVILWALIFTLIPTMYFLFAQQIDILMYIALFVGGGLVMAANPGAIVWGQDLLPDNPGMASGMMLGLSFGLGGFGTMLTGSLAESYGLTMALALTAILLVISIVLVYLTPEKRRQ; encoded by the coding sequence ATGTCAACTGAAGTAGTAGTTAAGAAATCTTATTTGCAAGTTATTTTATTAGCGATGGGTCATTTTTTTAATGATTTTTATTGTAATTTTTTACCTATCTTATTGCCGATTTTAATACCTAAATTGGGCTTATCACTTACCTTAAGTGGTGCGTTAGTTATGGTTATGTCTTTATCTGCAAATGTGTTACAGCCTGTTTTTGGTTATTTTATGGATAAATATAATTTTAATAAGATTATGCCATTGATTATTCCTTTTGGAGCTGTATTTATCTGCCTTACTAATTGGGCAAGTAATTTTATTATATTAGCTGTTTTGATTGGACTTAGTGGATTGGCTGTTTCTACGTTTCATCCTATGGGTGCTGGTCTAGTCAGCAAAGTGGCACCTGATGGAAAAATATCAACATGTATCTCAATATTTGTAGCTGGTGGCAGTTTTGGTTTTGCCTTGGCTCCTATTTTATTAGTTTATTTTATGCAGATGTATAGTTTAGATTATTTACCTATATTGATTATACCTGCGATTATTTTAGGTGTATTGATGTATAGTTCAGGATTATCCAAAGCGCGTTTTGTCAATGAACAAGTAGCTAAGAATATGCATTTTAATTTAGCTCAAATTTTGCAAAATAAACCGTTAATGTTGCTTAATATATCCATGGGACTTAGAGCATGGTTATTTACAGCTCTAGTTACATTTTTACCTTTATGGGCAATAGAAAAAGGCTGTGATAATACTTTAAGTGGTTGGATTTTAACAATATATTTATGTGGTTCTGTAATCGGTGGTTTAATCGGTGGAGCGTTAAATGATAAAATCGGCTATAAAAAAGTAATTTTATGGGCATTAATATTTACATTAATCCCTACAATGTATTTCTTGTTTGCACAACAAATAGATATATTGATGTATATTGCTTTATTTGTTGGTGGTGGCTTGGTCATGGCAGCAAATCCAGGAGCTATAGTTTGGGGTCAGGATTTATTGCCAGATAATCCAGGTATGGCTTCCGGTATGATGCTCGGTTTATCTTTTGGTCTTGGTGGTTTTGGCACAATGCTTACAGGCTCACTTGCTGAAAGTTATGGACTTACTATGGCATTAGCATTGACTGCTATATTATTAGTTATAAGTATTGTATTAGTTTATTTAACTCCGGAAAAAAGAAGACAATAA
- a CDS encoding type I phosphomannose isomerase catalytic subunit: MLYPLKLNAAFKDYLWGGTRLRDEFNKQTDIDPVAESWELSCHHDGQSIISNGEFSGKTLAQYIETVGKQVIGTKAPKDKDFPILIKFIDAKQSLSVQVHPDDKYALLHEGESGKTEMWYVMDATPDATLIYGFTHEISHQEFERRIKDNTLLEVCNQVPIKKGDVFFIEAGTLHAIGAGALIAEIQQSSNSTYRVYDYGRVGKDGKLRELHIEKALAVTKLEPPTRKPEPIAKLTAFADYDLTILAQCELFNVSHFDLHGNCSLNAKKDSFHSILVLDGQIALTYGNDSFTITKGESVFIPADMGEYILNGTGEFILTTL, encoded by the coding sequence ATGCTTTACCCATTAAAACTAAATGCAGCTTTTAAAGATTATCTATGGGGCGGTACAAGATTACGCGATGAATTTAATAAACAAACTGATATTGATCCTGTAGCTGAAAGCTGGGAATTATCTTGCCATCATGATGGACAAAGCATTATCAGTAATGGCGAATTTTCTGGTAAAACTTTAGCTCAATATATTGAAACAGTGGGCAAACAAGTAATTGGTACAAAAGCTCCTAAAGATAAAGATTTCCCTATTTTAATTAAATTTATTGATGCTAAACAAAGTTTATCTGTACAAGTTCACCCAGACGATAAATATGCACTTTTACACGAAGGCGAATCTGGTAAAACTGAAATGTGGTATGTAATGGATGCAACTCCAGATGCTACTTTAATCTATGGATTTACTCATGAAATTTCTCACCAAGAATTTGAACGTCGCATCAAAGATAATACTCTTCTTGAAGTTTGCAACCAAGTGCCAATAAAAAAAGGTGATGTATTTTTCATCGAAGCAGGTACACTCCATGCTATTGGTGCAGGAGCATTGATTGCAGAAATTCAACAAAGTTCCAATTCTACTTATCGTGTATACGATTATGGTCGTGTAGGCAAAGATGGTAAACTTCGTGAACTTCATATCGAAAAAGCTCTCGCTGTAACTAAACTTGAACCACCAACTAGAAAACCTGAACCTATTGCCAAACTCACAGCTTTTGCAGATTATGATTTAACAATTCTCGCACAATGTGAATTATTCAATGTAAGTCATTTTGATTTACATGGCAATTGCTCATTAAATGCTAAAAAGGATAGTTTCCATTCTATCTTAGTTTTAGATGGACAAATAGCATTGACTTACGGAAATGATAGCTTCACTATCACCAAAGGCGAAAGTGTATTTATTCCTGCTGATATGGGTGAATATATCTTAAACGGCACAGGTGAATTTATCTTAACTACATTATGA
- a CDS encoding cation diffusion facilitator family transporter has product MTDANTLKRNTAWLSIMSNTLLVILKLAVGLYVGAVSLVSEALHSGVDLIAAFIAFWAVRKAVVPPDKEHDYGHGKFENLSSAVEALLIVATAIFIIYEAIHKFNTPLDPEFLQYGIYIMFISIVVNIIVSRRLIAVAKKTDSQALEADGLHLQADVWTSVGVLLGLVGMKVFGFLWLDPVIAIIVALIIFRAGYKMVVDSARELTDSSLSQKDEAIIGEIILSHKGLKGYHHLRTRKSGSDRLLDVHVTFDKDMHLEEVHNICDDIECKIRNRFGGFDITIHPEPVDENGSVIKKLR; this is encoded by the coding sequence ATGACAGATGCAAATACTTTAAAACGTAATACAGCATGGCTGTCGATTATGTCGAATACTTTATTAGTTATTTTAAAACTAGCTGTTGGTTTATATGTAGGCGCAGTAAGTTTAGTCTCAGAAGCACTTCATTCAGGTGTGGATTTGATTGCTGCTTTTATTGCTTTTTGGGCTGTGCGCAAAGCTGTAGTACCACCAGATAAAGAACATGATTATGGTCATGGTAAATTTGAAAATTTATCTTCAGCAGTAGAAGCGTTATTGATTGTAGCCACTGCTATCTTTATTATTTATGAAGCAATACACAAATTTAATACACCATTAGACCCAGAATTTTTGCAATATGGTATTTATATCATGTTTATTTCTATTGTAGTAAATATAATTGTTTCTCGTCGCTTGATTGCTGTAGCAAAAAAAACTGATTCTCAAGCATTAGAAGCCGATGGATTGCATCTTCAAGCAGATGTTTGGACTTCTGTAGGTGTTTTATTAGGTCTCGTAGGCATGAAAGTCTTTGGCTTTTTATGGTTAGACCCTGTTATTGCAATTATAGTGGCTTTGATTATATTCCGTGCTGGTTATAAAATGGTAGTAGATAGTGCAAGAGAATTGACTGATAGCAGTTTATCTCAAAAAGATGAAGCGATTATTGGAGAAATAATTTTATCACATAAAGGTTTAAAAGGTTATCATCATTTACGCACTAGAAAATCTGGTTCTGATAGACTTTTAGATGTGCATGTTACTTTTGATAAAGATATGCACTTAGAAGAAGTTCATAATATTTGTGATGATATTGAATGTAAGATAAGAAATAGATTTGGTGGATTTGATATCACTATTCACCCAGAACCAGTAGATGAAAATGGTTCAGTTATAAAAAAACTACGTTGA
- a CDS encoding DUF951 domain-containing protein, translating to MVEKVQYKVNDVVRMKKKHPCGSDTWTILRVGMDFGLKCNGCGHFVMMPRVKFEKMAKAIVTEE from the coding sequence ATGGTGGAAAAAGTTCAATATAAAGTAAATGATGTAGTGCGTATGAAAAAAAAGCATCCATGTGGTAGTGATACATGGACAATACTTAGAGTGGGTATGGACTTTGGTCTAAAATGTAATGGTTGTGGTCATTTTGTAATGATGCCTCGTGTAAAATTTGAAAAAATGGCTAAGGCTATAGTGACTGAAGAATAA
- a CDS encoding molybdopterin molybdotransferase MoeA — MAYREYVEKGYMPSREMMKKFLIEQIDFKRNFEVVDLYNAVDKVSAEDVKAKVILPKLPVSKMDGIGVCFADFKDGIPDTENWQEGKEYIFANTGCVVPEPYDTVILIEDVRFIDGKLKILAKPETKGQLIDPPGSLIGKDEVLVNKYEKITAPQVGLLASGGIKEVKVIARPKIAFIPTGDELVSWQSEDYPVDKNIESNSMMLSAFCKQYQADLTIFPIIPDDKEKIKEALTKASEIADIILINAGSSKGTKDFTLDLLETEGEVLVYELGCRPGKHSSFSKFNQKPVLGIAGPPNGAELAMRFYLKAIMQAYYHQKLSSLETVNVTVDFDFTAPKNADFCLQVHIFKQDDKYHAQIINPKGVTRATLLQKYNGFIYQLKGTSLNVGDEVTAELIVERKEIENQN, encoded by the coding sequence ATGGCTTATCGTGAATATGTAGAAAAGGGTTATATGCCTTCTCGAGAAATGATGAAAAAATTTCTCATAGAGCAGATTGACTTTAAACGAAATTTTGAAGTTGTGGATTTATATAATGCTGTAGATAAAGTCAGTGCTGAAGATGTGAAGGCAAAAGTCATTTTACCTAAATTGCCAGTGAGTAAAATGGACGGTATTGGTGTTTGTTTTGCAGATTTTAAAGATGGCATACCAGATACTGAGAATTGGCAAGAAGGCAAGGAATATATTTTTGCCAATACTGGCTGTGTAGTGCCAGAGCCATATGATACAGTTATTTTAATAGAAGATGTTCGTTTTATAGATGGTAAATTAAAAATTTTAGCTAAACCTGAAACAAAGGGACAATTAATCGACCCACCAGGAAGTCTTATCGGTAAAGATGAAGTTTTAGTAAATAAATATGAAAAAATCACAGCACCTCAAGTCGGTTTATTAGCATCAGGCGGTATTAAAGAAGTAAAAGTTATAGCAAGACCAAAGATTGCATTTATTCCTACTGGTGATGAATTAGTTTCATGGCAAAGTGAAGATTATCCAGTAGACAAAAATATAGAGTCAAATAGCATGATGTTATCTGCTTTTTGTAAACAATATCAAGCAGACTTAACTATATTTCCGATAATCCCTGATGATAAAGAAAAAATAAAAGAAGCTCTTACCAAAGCAAGTGAAATAGCAGATATCATTTTAATAAATGCAGGTTCTTCTAAAGGAACAAAGGATTTTACGCTTGATTTATTAGAAACAGAAGGCGAAGTTTTAGTTTATGAATTAGGTTGTAGACCAGGTAAACATTCTAGCTTCTCTAAATTTAACCAAAAACCAGTATTAGGTATTGCAGGCCCTCCAAATGGTGCAGAATTAGCTATGCGTTTTTATTTAAAAGCTATTATGCAAGCTTATTATCATCAAAAATTAAGCAGTTTGGAAACTGTAAACGTAACTGTAGATTTTGATTTTACAGCACCGAAAAATGCAGATTTTTGCTTGCAAGTTCATATTTTTAAACAAGATGATAAATATCATGCGCAAATAATTAATCCTAAAGGAGTAACAAGAGCTACTTTGTTGCAAAAATATAACGGTTTTATTTATCAATTAAAGGGTACAAGTTTAAATGTAGGCGATGAAGTAACTGCTGAATTGATAGTTGAACGCAAAGAGATAGAAAATCAAAATTAA